Genomic DNA from Magnolia sinica isolate HGM2019 chromosome 4, MsV1, whole genome shotgun sequence:
ttgaaacctcttaacaatcactgttatgtttatttgtcatctaacctgttcacgtGGTCACATAAAAGGCaggtgaaaggaaaaataaataaataaattagatcaatccaaaacttctttgcccccaaaaagttttcaatggtagacattcaatctccattgctttatgtggtgtggtccacttgagcttcagatctaccGCATTTTTTGAgccatgtgctaaaatgatctcataaaattagtggacggtgcagatataacacatgcatcatggtgggccccacaaatcttgATGACGTCAATACACCTTGGAGGTCGGTGGTTCGTGTCCACCACGCAATCCGTTTCCCTAagctttattttattaatttctgTTTCAGTAATTACGGGTCTTATTTGACAGTTAGATGATTGATTTTATATCTCAGTTTACTAATTGCAGGTGATCTAGCCTGAAATGAGCTAAGAGCTGAGTATTCATTTATCAGTATCACGTGGTTTGAGTTGAACCTGCCCAAGTTATACCTTTAGCCGTACACACACCGCTGTGGGCACCTCaccagtgggtgttacccttaccatattgggcccacattaacaaatatgttgtatatccgtttttccatctcatattAGTActtgatcccaaaacttaagcagatccaaaactcaggtggaccacaccattggaaaatgtGGTGatggactattaaaaacttattttgaaccataagttttggataaagatgatctctgtatttttcccttcatccaggccttcctgaccttatcaaccgtttgAATGGCGTacaagcattacggtgggccctaggtagtttttaatcgtcggcattcaatcaccactttttcttgtggtgtggtacacttgatatttggatctgcttaatttttttggaTTACTTCCtcaaatgatcaggaaaaacagattgacaacatagatatacaacaaattcatGAAGGGGGGTCCCACAGCCAGGGTAACACCTACTAACgtcttacccgggtaacacctaaacCGCTCCCATTCTTCTCCAGCAGCTGTAGTCTGCGAGGAACCCGCctccctttttatttatttacttatttatattttaatttatccCCTGTCGGTGGATTTTTTGTTGACCATTTTCCATCAATGAATCATGGACCCACTTTCGCAAACTGAAGGCCCGAACGCATGATGCAATTCCTCATCCTGGGTTAGATTATCTTTAGCTATCTTGGCACCATGGACCACCTACAGTGGGACACATGCTTGCATGGTCGGATGTTCCAGTGTAGATATGTGGGACCCAACTTTGAAATGGACTATGATCCGAAAATCAGGCAGATGATTTTCGGCTCTACCGTAAGTTACGGCACTTTCAAGGTTCAATTCAAATCTACGCGGAGACGCGGAGAGAGAGGGTCCACCAGACAAGCATACGTCTAATAAAAACTGTCACCCATTCGGCACGAtcccaccatcaccaccaccacccatGTGACGAGAAAGATACTGTTACTCTGGCGCAGGATGACCATCCATACGCGTCCATATTTCAAACAGCCAATGTTACTCTGACACCTACGTACGTAGGTTTGAACTGACCAAATCGTGGGCCCGCAAGTCACACTCCCAAAGTTTCCTAGGAAGAATTTTAAGGGTCAGTCTCTTCCCTTACAACGTTCATTTATTGCCTCGATTGGGATATTTAGGATCATCTTTTAAGTTTGATTTTTATCATATGAGTGTAGAATGATAGGATCCACATCTCAGATGGTCGGGATTGAGATACGCGGACATCATGTCCAAAGATCAGCTGCGTGCATGCATATTTTATTCGTCCTCCAACGGCGTATCAAATAAATCCTTATCATGTGACTCCACCGACGCCAGCTGCACTCATTATGACACAAAAACTTAGATACTCTGGCAacgtatgatggatgatacgcaggaagTTGGAAGGATTTTAAAATTTGCATACAAAGTCacattaaattgtccaaattttgGTTCTCACTTTCGATGTACCATGAACTAATATTACGTTTATTTTATTGTTTCactatctgattggtggacattaatTGGACGGTTCAAATGAACATATATCCAGGCTGTGTTTCAACAAAGAATTGTAGACTAATCAGAAGTTAGAATGGTCTGAAAGACGTTATTTTACAAACTTGTGTTAGAATAAAGCGGATCcaacaatttagtcggtttaattgaAGTTAATGTATGCCAGATGCAAAATTTCTGAGTGCCAGTGTACCAAGTGTCATATGCTGCTGCGTACTGTCAACGGACCGGGCTCGCGTAGGTATCGGCCGGGTTTATTCACCGAGCCCGGCCCATTCACACCGCCATTCGTTAGCCCAACTCGCTTAAGTATGCTGCGACTTATATTGCAGCGTATATCGCACCACTTGAGCccgaaaaataatatatttttatgatctaaaccgtccatattctCATTCATAGATCAATAAAGCTAATTCCTGATaattaatataaaaaatgatCCTCACTTTCTAATATTTAGAGTTGAATACAAACCGTTTAAGTCTTCCATTTTATTGTTCTAAATTATTCTACCAATAATGATGGTCATAATTATACTTTCAAATTATTATCGTGTCACCTATAGAATAAATTAAATAATATGGAACGTTCCGATCAACGGGCCTCTAGAAGTGGGCCCTAATGAGCTGCGATACACGATGAAACGTGAGTCGCGATAGATTCAAAACGAAATCGCAGCTCTAAAACCCCTTTATCTTCTTTCCTTGTTTCTCACTCCCAACcactttccctttctcttttccAAGGCAAATCAGAGAAACTCAAACCATGGCCAGGCTCTTGATCTTGATCGCTCTCTGTGTCCTCCCGGCGCTCGTTAGCGCTCGCCCCGCAAGAAGCAGCTACTTGACTGTGAAGGGCCGCGTCTACTGCGATACTTGCCTTGCTGGTTTCGAAACCAGCGCCACCACATACATCGCTGGTATTTTTCCTTCCCCTTTTCTCAATCTGCATCGGTCTATCGTGCGCCTTAGGGGTGATCTTGCACCCTTCTTTTACAGCTTTACATCTGGCATTCCTTTCTGTTTTCTAACACTGTGTCTGTGAATGTCGCGAAAGAGCGTCTAACGTGCGCTGTGGAGTCATGTTACCATTAGATGCAAGCCTTGTAAGGAAGAAAATGGCAATGTTGGTGCAATCTATCCGTCGGCATGCAGCTGTGCCGATCAAGACGGTTCAGACTGTGGGCCGCATCATGGATGGATCAGACACCGAATTTCTCACTGATAGGATGATCCTGCCCATCCCATTGACTGTTATCTACTGGACGGTTCATAATGGAACTGGGGTAATTCAGACGGTTAGGATCTCCCTATCCGTGTGGTTTTCGGGCCATGCATCATCCTCAAGGAGATGCTCTGGATTACATACATGGATGAGGGGGAAGAATGATGACATACTACCAAAAGTATGCTAATTACCATATGTAtgagctttgtggggtccactgtgttgtgcgagtaccatccaacccgttcattagatGCGCCCCTGCGTGTTAGGCCTTGATCCCAAAACCCACCCtgatccataacttaggtgggccacaccaaagcgAACAATGGGGGACAGTGGGGAGGGATACACCCACCGTAGAAACCTCTAGGTGGAATGGGGCTTCCACGGTGTTctgcatgtcatccaacccattcatcacgtgatccccaccaggatgaagggttTCGGGGAAAGGCATGCCATTCTGAAACTTACGTGGGCCAGAACAAGTAAGCATATAGGTTTCAGGTGTGAATGCACAATGCTTCTTGTGGTTTTgtcccacatgaattttggatctggATGGTACTTGGGATGCACGGTGAGATTGTGGAGGCACACCAGATGCATGATTCAgattccacatacacatcatgggtgggccaacACAGGTTGAACACCTCTGCCTTTTACCATGGGCTTTCTTGACCCCATAATGGCAGACTTACATTTCGCATAAGCCATACTTAGATATATATAAAAATTGATCAGTCGATCAATTTTTATCTGTATGTATTGCGGGCAGTCCAAATGCAAGCCGTTGATCAGAGAGAAATGATCCTATAGGTGCTAGGGTCCACCCTACTTTATAGTTAGGCTCATTGATTGAATGGTTCCGTTCAATGGGCACGTCTACAATTGCCATAGAGATGGTTGATACACATTGCTTATTTAGCTCTACTCTACCCTGCTTCATAGGTGCTCAGGTGAGGGTGCAATGCCGTGAGAGGGAGAGTGGGCGGATGACATACAGCACTGATGGGGTGACTGATCAAAGCGGGACATACTTGATCCCGGCCTCTGACAACCACGATAATGAGATCTGTGAGACAGTGCTCGTTAGCAGCCCCCAGAAAGACTGTGCGACTGTCATGCCTGACCGGGAGCGTGCCCGTGTCTTCCTCAGCCGCAACAATGGCATTGTGTCTGACTTCCGGTATGCCAACAACTTGGGCTTCCAAAAGAACACGCCGCTGGCTGGATGCACCCAGGTGCTCCAGCAATACCATGAATTTGATAACTGAGAGAGTTTTCTGTAGTTTGATTTAATGACGATGCTTCAGGTTCTTCTCATTTTCTATGGCTTTTGGATAACTATTGCCTATTTTTACTTCACATGTGCACTTCTTATTTAAATGCAATACTTGAATTTATTGGACTTGTGTAATATCACTAGAGTCACCTGTTGTGACTTGTGCAAGGTAGCTTATTATTTCATATTCCCAAGTATCTAACTGCATGTTCTGACCTTTGTGACTGGTGTTGCTGAATGCCTGTTTGTTTTACCTATATAACtgcatgagatccaatccatccattaggttagCCCCACTTTGTGGATGCCCCAttccatgactcaggtgggccaatctttcaaaagaaaaaagaatcaggtgggtcacactgagAAAATGCAGCAAAAAGTTGGCAAAATACCAGTGTTTGATGTACATGTGTGGGTCACCTAACACCGGACCATCTGCCTTGATTTTATGGTTGGGGCATCTATGcagtgggcccaccttataaatggtttagatctcTCACAAGTGCCACTTGGCACATGGGACTGTATGCCTATGTGCTTGGGATCCACAGGCATGTGGGCCTCTATTGTGCTGAAACATATATTATGAAGAAAACCTATGAGATCTAAGTTGTCATGTAATTATAGCTGTTGCTGGGCTTATCACTGGAATAGACTTTAGTGATTGATGACTTTGGAATGTTAAAGATGAAATGTAATCTAGGTGAATAGAATGTGAAACTTGGGTTTACATGCCATTCATTCCTCAACATTCCAAGTCGTTTCAATGGGAGATTGGGATGTCTCCTTCTAGTGTCCCTTTTCTTGTGTTTGTTGGAATGGAATTATCCACCTTTTGATCAATTCATGATTCGGCATTCTTCATACTAGAATGCCATGTAGAAAATTCATGTggggcaagccatggtgcaaaaaacTGAGTCAAATCGATGATCATAACTCTTTGAATGTGGGCTGTTCTTTTTTACAACTGTGCATTTTTTGAGCCATAGATCAGATGGGTAACATCATCAAACCAGTGTCTCAATGGCATCATAAGCACTCCTTGGTTGGGTCCGCCggatagatgtttcaagatgatcgtctgtttttgtttttgatcTTGATGTTGATTGTCCATCTTCATGCTATTGATTGAATGAAATAGGGTCATCTATTCATGATAGCCTGCTCTTTAGCAGGATGAATGAATGTATGGTCCGGTTGATTATCTGCCATCCCATGTGTCATTAAAGTACTGTGGAGAGGGATGGACATCAGCAATTCCCCTGCATGTGCACTGCCATAGGTGTTGATTCCATGCCAGTTTGTATGCCAGTGCATGATGGATACCAATGATACACTCCCAGCTCATAGTATGAACTTTTGTACTGTATTACTGGATCGGTTTAAATACATTTGAAGAATCAACTACACTTTTCAATGCATTGCTGTGACCGAAGACATTTGAAGAATCAGCTATACTTTTCAATGCTTTCACGTGTCACGATATGAACATTTGCATTGTATTGCTGGGTGAAAGATGCATTGTTTTATTTTGAACCTCTTCACTCGAATACCACACCCTGTTGCCTGTTTTGGATGCACACATTGGGTGAATGAATTGTGAGCAAGTGGAGGAAATTGATGTTGGATTTCAagtgcatttcatttactcccaaccAAACACAAATGAGCAAGTTATTTActctcaattcatttacctccaattccatttcccatttacaaGCTCTCAAGGGAACTGAGATGATGATTTACATGGTTTTCCGATGTCTTTTACTCTTTGGGTAGTAGACTCACAATAGTTTTAACATGAGGTCATAGGTTCAAGTAACCATTGTTGTGAAAAACCACTGGTGTGACTTATGAGTGCTGATATATTAAAAAATGTCTTCACTCTCTTCTATTGTGATGCACCAGAGGGCGTCTACAGCTGCTGGGATTTGAAAGGGATTTTGAATCACCCATAATTCCTGACTATTCATGTGGAGGGACGTGCTCCAAAccttagtttattgctttcaagtTGGCCTTGATAGGGTTCGATTGCCATTATCATTATAGATTCTGAGGATGGTAATTACACTTGGTTCATTACGCACTTGGTTGACAATGGTTTTGTCTTTCGTCCATGGATCCAGGCGAATGTCCTGGCCTGTCACCTCTATCAAccaaagatgaaaaataaaaataaaaataaaaatctttcgaAGCTATTAAATTTGTTTTGATGCATCCTGGAATGAGGTTTTAAATCAGTATATCATGTATTGTTCATCACAGATATGGCCCTGTATTGCCACTGTAGTGAGCTGTTTTAAATTAGACTCCTCTCTATGGAGAAGGCCTAGGTTGGAGCTTGCATAATGGTTTTGTGGTGGAGCTGGCAGCTGGCGTAAACCCTATAAAAGAAAAGGGCAGTCCCACAATTACATCAGATTAAAGAGCAGAGGCCTTTGGGTCATTTCTGTTGGATGCAAGCAAAGTGATGTCAGCAGACTCAAGTGATGTAGGAGTAGATCATCTAGGTTATGCTGTCGGGACAATTTATATTATTCCTAGTTTTTCAAATGCATTAAGGATACGTACTGATGGGCTGTGAGACGTGGGGAGCTTAATGTTGATGGGGCCTTGTAGCATTTATAGTGTGTGTGCATTGACATGTTTCAGGCGTGGCAGAAGTGCACATATGGAATGCTTGAACTTAGACCG
This window encodes:
- the LOC131242234 gene encoding pollen-specific protein C13-like translates to MARLLILIALCVLPALVSARPARSSYLTVKGRVYCDTCLAGFETSATTYIAGAQVRVQCRERESGRMTYSTDGVTDQSGTYLIPASDNHDNEICETVLVSSPQKDCATVMPDRERARVFLSRNNGIVSDFRYANNLGFQKNTPLAGCTQVLQQYHEFDN